From the genome of Papaver somniferum cultivar HN1 chromosome 2, ASM357369v1, whole genome shotgun sequence, one region includes:
- the LOC113347073 gene encoding thaumatin-like protein isoform X1 — protein MERDPGTGQIRCKQRTDACLRDTALNLTLNHFMNSGHAEGDAVTFHVRNKCTFPLWPATASNVGHPIIADGGFFLPSGQTKRIQAPPTWNGRIWARTGCDFTSTSNTKPCCQTGDCGGKIACNGNIGLPPATLVQVTLQPGNKPSFYDVSLVDGYNVPISVSAKSKASNCYIGGCLKDLNKICPQELQVLNGDRKVVACKSACLAYNVDIFCCRNAYGNPNKCKPNMYSNMFKHACPSYYSYAFDSPPPLVSCTSNEYIITFCPDGWGSEHVSA, from the exons ATGGAGAGGGATCCAGGAACTGGTCAAATTAGGTGTAAACAAAGGACAGATGCCTGTTTAAGGGATACAGCCTTGAATCTAACCTTGAATCATTTTATGAACTCtg GTCATGCTGAAGGAGATGCAGTCACATTCCATGTGCGCAACAAATGCACATTCCCTTTATGGCCAGCAACTGCCTCAAATGTAGGGCATCCGATAATAGCTGATGGCGGTTTCTTTCTTCCATCAGGCCAGACAAAACGCATCCAAGCTCCCCCAACATGGAATGGACGGATATGGGCAAGAACTGGGTGTGACTTCACTTCTACCTCTAACACGAAACCTTGTTGTCAAACTGGTGACTGTGGAGGAAAAATCGCTTGTAATGGGAACATAGGACTGCCCCCTGCTACCCTTGTGCAG GTTACCCTGCAACCAGGTAACAAACCTAGTTTCTATGATGTAAGTTTGGTTGACGGCTACAACGTCCCAATCTCCGTCTCTGCTAAATCAAAGGCTTCCAATTGTTATATTGGCGGATGCTTAAAAGATCTGAACAAGATTTGCCCACAAGAGCTTCAAGTGTTAAATGGCGACAGAAAGGTGGTAGCTTGCAAAAGTGCGTGTTTGGCATACAATGTTGACATATTCTGTTGCAGAAATGCTTATGGAAATCCTAACAAGTGCAAACCAAACATGTATTCCAACATGTTCAAACATGCTTGCCCGTCTTACTACAGTTATGCTTTTGATTCGCCTCCGCCATTGGTAAGTTGTACCTCTAACGAGTATATCATAACTTTCTGCCCTGACGGATGGGGTTCTGAACACGTTTCAGCTTAG
- the LOC113347073 gene encoding thaumatin-like protein isoform X2, with translation MKLNQFSTSLFFLILHLLFPGHAEGDAVTFHVRNKCTFPLWPATASNVGHPIIADGGFFLPSGQTKRIQAPPTWNGRIWARTGCDFTSTSNTKPCCQTGDCGGKIACNGNIGLPPATLVQVTLQPGNKPSFYDVSLVDGYNVPISVSAKSKASNCYIGGCLKDLNKICPQELQVLNGDRKVVACKSACLAYNVDIFCCRNAYGNPNKCKPNMYSNMFKHACPSYYSYAFDSPPPLVSCTSNEYIITFCPDGWGSEHVSA, from the exons ATGAAGCTAAACCAATTCTCCACATCATTATTCTTTCTGATATTACATCTTCTGTTTCCTG GTCATGCTGAAGGAGATGCAGTCACATTCCATGTGCGCAACAAATGCACATTCCCTTTATGGCCAGCAACTGCCTCAAATGTAGGGCATCCGATAATAGCTGATGGCGGTTTCTTTCTTCCATCAGGCCAGACAAAACGCATCCAAGCTCCCCCAACATGGAATGGACGGATATGGGCAAGAACTGGGTGTGACTTCACTTCTACCTCTAACACGAAACCTTGTTGTCAAACTGGTGACTGTGGAGGAAAAATCGCTTGTAATGGGAACATAGGACTGCCCCCTGCTACCCTTGTGCAG GTTACCCTGCAACCAGGTAACAAACCTAGTTTCTATGATGTAAGTTTGGTTGACGGCTACAACGTCCCAATCTCCGTCTCTGCTAAATCAAAGGCTTCCAATTGTTATATTGGCGGATGCTTAAAAGATCTGAACAAGATTTGCCCACAAGAGCTTCAAGTGTTAAATGGCGACAGAAAGGTGGTAGCTTGCAAAAGTGCGTGTTTGGCATACAATGTTGACATATTCTGTTGCAGAAATGCTTATGGAAATCCTAACAAGTGCAAACCAAACATGTATTCCAACATGTTCAAACATGCTTGCCCGTCTTACTACAGTTATGCTTTTGATTCGCCTCCGCCATTGGTAAGTTGTACCTCTAACGAGTATATCATAACTTTCTGCCCTGACGGATGGGGTTCTGAACACGTTTCAGCTTAG
- the LOC113353016 gene encoding uncharacterized protein LOC113353016, whose protein sequence is MSMSISLILPISVIFITFLPLLITSQTCEKLCGDQKLRYPFGSAQGCGDPRFQKFIKCDRAQQKLMLNTHTGTYPITSIDYDNLIIYIQDPSMSTCSSSQPSKGFGLDWDAPFTFLDSNVFALLDCSTSSSPLYTSRSSLNGKGTNSTSASGNIVPLCDTEGAPICSLLYSCPTISRLNLPISTCCVYTPLDLGPAYEMDLRKLECSSYASIYSFNGQESNPQGWKYGIGLKYKFSVKNDFPSVCSICERSNGVCGYTGTYNSFVCNCVGGANTTSDCYFSASWRNGAQKILPWQIRTWLISSFTWFLIWILL, encoded by the exons ATGAGTATGTCCATTTCTCTCATTCTACCAATTTCTGTCATTTTCATAACCTTTCTCCCATTACTCATCACATCACAAACTTGTGAAAAACTATGTGGAGATCAAAAACTTAGATATCCATTTGGTAGTGCACAAGGTTGTGGTGATCCAAGATTTCAAAAATTCATAAAATGCGATCGTGCGCAACAGAAACTCATGCTAAATACCCATACTGGAACTTACCCCATTACTTCTATTGATTATGACAATCTTATAATTTATATTCAAGATCCGTCTATGTCAACATGTTCATCATCTCAACCTAGTAAAGGCTTTGGTCTAGATTGGGATGCACCTTTCACATTTCTAGATAGCAATGTTTTTGCTCTTCTCGACTGTTCAACATCTTCTTCACCGCTGTATACTTCAAGAAGTAGTCTAAATGGAAAAGGCACTAACAGTACTAGTGCCAGTGGTAATATAGTTCCGCTTTGTGATACCGAAGGTGCACCTATTTGTAGTCTTTTATATTCATGTCCAACAATTAGTAGACTGAATCTACCAATATCTACTTGTTGTGTTTACACACCTCTTGATTTAGGACCAGCTTATGAAATGGATTTGCGAAAATTAGAATGTAGTTCTTATGCTTCGATTTATAGTTTTAATGGTCAAGAATCGAACCCACAGGGTTGGAAATACGGCATCGGTCTTAAATATAAATTCAGTGTTAAAAATGATTTTCCTAGTGTTTGTAGTATTTGTGAGAGAAGTAATGGAGTTTGTGGTTATACTGGAACTTATAACTCTTTCGTGTGTAATTGTGTTGGTGGAGCAAATACCACTTCCGATTGTTATTTTTCAGCTTCTTGGAGAAATGGCGCACAAAAGATTCTTCCATGGCAAATTC GAACTTGGCTAATATCTTCATTCACATGGTTTCTCATTTGGATCCTGTTGTAG
- the LOC113347074 gene encoding uncharacterized protein LOC113347074, producing the protein MSGWKWSLAGSRSSFASINEPSWFEALLGYQSPWTAHQDCWIFKVIGSKCWPLISRYKASASEETHICVAHLHDSSAQQQEISSFMFDMNTWRRKGMNNSRASAFSVKVACDI; encoded by the exons ATGTCAG GTTGGAAGTGGTCCCTCGCTGGATCTAGAAGCTCGTTTGCTTCGATTAAT GAACCATCGTGGTTTGAGGCATTATTGGGGTATCAGAGTCCATGGACAGCTCACCAAGACTGCTGGATTTTCAAGGTTATTGGTTCTAAATGTTGGCCCTTGATTTCAAGGTACAAGGCAAGTGCTAGTGAAGAAACTCATATTTGTGTCGCCCATTTGCATGACTCAAGTGCTCAACAACAAGAAATAAGCTCTTTCAT GTTTGATATGAATACATGGCGGAGAAAGGGAATGAATAACTCCAGAGCTTCTGCATTTTCAGTGAAAGTGGCGTGCGACATTTAG